Genomic DNA from Lactuca sativa cultivar Salinas chromosome 8, Lsat_Salinas_v11, whole genome shotgun sequence:
ATAAAGCTTTATAACATACTCAAAAAACAAATATACATAATCCCGACCTATTGTCtcatatatttttaaatactCATTTGATATGTCTGCAACGATGTATGCCAATTATCGAACTACAGTTATACACTTTATATTGTAGTAAAACCTCATTTACCTCTAGCATCTCATATCAATTAAAAAACTCATAACTATTTGTCAAATCTCTAGCTATATGTAGGAATATATTTCTACTAATATGAAAACATTCTTTGAATTTCTTTTGGTCATATAAATAATCAAGGGCAAAGTAATCATGTACAAAAAGTTTGTTTGTTGCCATATGATCAATGTTGATCGAAGTTCTAGTTCTCTTTTTGGCATTTGAACTTTTTGCTTCTCGGCTTAACATTTTGGTTGTTGTTTACTTGAACGTATGaataaacatataatcaaataGAAGATAAAAAAAACGTTCATcttttaaaaatatgtttttagcgtgaaatatatatatatatatatatatatatatatatatatatatatatatatatatatatatatatatatatatatatatatatataaaaggtgaggttcaatagagaaccataattaaccaaagaACTAatcttttttttaacttttaaaacttattttttatcaaaaaaacaaactaaaaatacagaaatttataactttttattctttttccaatgatataaaattcgttttttttttacgtcaaattcacaatgtgaatctttgaaagttcacaacgtgaatccggattcacacggtgaatccaaaaatgtttttcacattcacaatgttaatatatgaatttagatatttttagatttttttttcgataaaaaataagctctaaaaattgaaaaaaaaaaaaatttggttcgTTGAacaaccaataattatggttctctattgaatatatatatatatatatatatatatatatatatatatatatatatatatatatatatatatatatatatatatatataagtgttagTATGTATAGGTaatatggtttttgtttaagtttaaaaaaattataagttttttttaaaaaacattcAACGATCAAAATAATTGATCGTTCCAAAGTTTCACTAATCAGAGACATCTGTCGTCTTAAACAATCCTTAAAACACCTACGTTCATTTGAGGTGGTGTTCACGCATGGCTGAGGTTGTCCACATCGTATTTTAGGCTTCAAACTTCGTCCATGTCGTTTAGATAGACAAATATTACAAATTGAACcttttggttttttatttccaACTCTTTAACTTATGTTATTACTCTCCAATAAATgttgtatatatgtattgttaAAGTAATTTTAAGGTGAATATTAAcatttgattattcatatattcattagAATATTATTATTCTATTGTAATTTTTATGTATGTGCATTATTCTACTAAGTTCTAatattagttttaacatgtgattatttatttattcattgctgaataatgacataaagttgtatatacaaaattcattaTAGGATACTAACATACAATTAGTGTTTTTACGTTGtcacactatttactgtttttatttaaaccatcctcgtatatatatatatatatatatatatatatatatatatatatatatatatatatatatatatatatatgtgtgtgtgtgtgtgtgtgtgtgtgtgtgtgtgtgagggttcaattgagaaaaaaaatgttgagaatgagggaatcattctcaggcaatcatttaatctaagcataaaaagacacggtggcaaacttgcaggtatgttaataaccttcaatctcaaatgtGCAACTGTAGAGAATAAGATAACAATTTAAATCCATTCTTAATCGattgttcatcatccaaatttctcctccaaccttcaacaatcatctatatttcttcaattaaaacATCATCAACGTCATCTAGTGTTAATCAGTCATTATTCTTCGTCAAGAACACATTTATCATCACCATTCTACAGTTGgcaacaaaaattcgtttttggttcttGTAATCCAACCTTCAATTCTACTGGAATGCGATCATATCTTCAACATCCACGATTAATTATACTCTCAGCatcattagatcaacatcatcgataatcaacaaaaatccacttcatatcgttcattcaacatcgatcatcaaataaaaattcaaaattaaaaatagaaaaagatcaaaccgtttttttttttttgaaaaatttcatataattatctattaatctactattttgtaagttttaaattgtcaaaatctaatgtttttaacatttttaaaaaatttaacttGTATGCAGTCCAActatttgatgaaatgcataaactaaattaccacgttatattcacatatgaatatgttttctcacctgaatcagtatatgattattaaaacaaaaaacaaatatgcaagtctgtaagttattcatatgtgaataacatataaaaattatatatattagtgaaaacaccttgtaatatttatatgtgaatatgttgtgtaatattcataagtgaatatatcatctaatattaacaagtgaatatacattctaatattcatatgtgatataccatgtaatactatgtaatattcacatataaaaatatcatctaatattcataactgaatataccaactaatattcacaagtgaatatcatatgtaatattcacaagtgaatgcatcATCTAATACTTAAActtgaatatactatgtttattatatgttgtattcatatatgaatgatacttaaactgtaaaaaaaaaaattaatcatactttttattcataagtgaataacgaatgtactgtagtaaaaacctgatgcatttttattcacttacaacaacgatagctgaaaatataaaaaaaataatttttttgttttatcttaaaactatatcaatatggatgtctatttgtagataataaaaaaatcatgaattttggtatatttaatataattttttgataaaatagcttcttaaaaattaaaaaaaattttaaaaaaactatatttttgtatatatatatatatatatatatatatatatatatatatatatatatatatatatatatatatatatatatatatatatatatatatatatatattaaggtaatgattggCATAGCTTAAGGAAACAtcttttgttggaaaacacatatcTATTCATTTCCGATTTCTGCTGGTACGACGGagacttttgcggcaaaaataattgagtggctgagaatgattcccccattctcaaccttttttattttatcaaCTGAActgatatatatattttgttttaggTAATTATTGTATGCATGAAAGGAGAATTTTGGACCAATAGATGAAAATAATGAATGACTATGATTTttagggtctatgatattacaatggaatATCATGTACCATAATATCACTCAAATTTAATTAAAATGGTATTTTAGACAATTAactatatttaaaaaagaaaattttcgaatttgaagggataattttgattttttttcaaaaaaaaattaattcaattaCAATTCTAATTTAATTTGTAATCATAACCGATTATAACTTATTTTATTCTGTAAGAATGTGATTCTATTAGAATGAAATTCTATTAGGATAACAATTTATGACATCCTTTaagaatacataaataagaagaaAACGTGAATAAGTACATTATGAAACAATATgcaaaatcgattcttgaactaataatatatcaataattacaTTCTATGATTGTGATACAAAAAGAATAttcttgaataataacaacattctgaaaaAATAACAAGTGTAATTTTTAAAAAACAACAACATTCTTTACTGTGAGTGTGATCAATCTTTGATTCATTCTTCACGTTATTCCTATAAGTTCTTCAAGCCGTTCCTATCACAAATgcatcaaaaatatcaaaaatctaACAAAAATACTAAGTCATTCTGAGAGAATAATATTGCTAAGATTCGTTTTATACATTCTGGCGGAATACATTCTACTATAAGACACTCTTGTTCTCCATATTTTCTTTCTTCTCCAAATGAATgacaaactcttcaaaacctaaaaagaaaaaaaaaacccatcaaaatctaacaaaaacactaatccaCTAAACAAATCAAAAAAATAGATTACATTTTAATAGGAAAAAGAAATTCTAAAATAATCATTAAATTTAAAGTGCAATTACCATttaattttgacaatatatatatatatatatatatatatatatatatatatatatatatatatatatatgacattttAAATTTTGACAGAATACATACAACATAGTAAATTAGCAAGTtgtaattctgacagaataattAGGGCAATAAAATAtgatcataaaacaatttatttgCAATGTTGGTTGGGTCAGACAATTCATCAAACATTTGGCATGTGAAACTAAAAGTGAGAACATAACTAATAAATTCTACAAATTTAAAAATGCAAAACTATATCTTCAAACGATCGGTCTCAAAAACCTAGTCTCCTCCCCTCCTAATTTCATCAATAAATGTGGGGTAAAGATGAATTTATgtgtatattaattaaaaataaacaattatAAATTTTTTTGGTGTACTTCTCGagaacaaaaaaataattatCCCATTTATGGCTTAATAATTATCCCATTTATGGCTTAAAGCATGATTCATTTTCTTTTAAGAAGGATTTCataaaaacacacacatacaaataATGAATGTGTGTACATTAATTAAAAGGAGTCATTTTTTGGTCGTTTATAGCAAAAAAGAAAGGGATAATTCCATCATTGGGCTTAAGCAAGAAAAACAATAACCCctaacaaatttaataaaaaggagaagaagaagagagtaACCCAACAATTTATCGGTGATTAGGTTTGTAATTTCCGAACAATTAAGCaagaaaaaaaaccctaataaatTCAAtcaaaaaggagaagaagaagagactAACCCAACAATTTATCGGTGATTAGTTTTGTAATTTCCAACCAGTAAAAAGAAGATGCAACAGAAGAATAAAGATGAAGGCATGAATGTGTTGGTGTAGTTGAGTAGATGGCGATGTTCGTTGATGGTTTGACAGTCTTGTCCGACTAACACGTTGATTTAAGGTTGAACCGAATCATCCAAATAGAGATGATGATTAACATCACATAGGGTGGTTTCGGTTTCAAAATCGTCAAACTTTGACCACGAATCTCTATAATTTCATCATACCTTTGACGTAGGGGCGTAGGGTTTTGAGATGGGATACGTAATTATTTTGTGGTCGACGATTGATTAATGGATGTTGTTTTTGTAGGGTTTATTGGATTATTTTAGGAGATATTAATTGACTTATTCTTTTACCATAATTAGAGATATTAAGATTACCATTATGctctaatttaattatttaattattttttatttcctAAATTCTCATTGGTCATTGTAAGCACataatagttgctagaaacatttgaacttagctatatatatatatatatatatatatatatatatatatatatatatatatatatatatatatatatatatatatatatatatatatactaggtaaaTGCACGCGCGTTGTACAGTGGGATAATTATGTAGTTTAATAttgttatatatggtttaatgtattgTGAATAAGCCATACATAAAACTTGTATGCGATTAAATAGCATGTATGTTTTCTGATTTAcagatttttttttatcataataaataatgaaatttttttactattagtttaaaattttaaatgtaatttttatgtaTACATTAGTATCTAATTTAATTAGTTGATGACTGATTAGATATGGATTCTCATTTGTGGTCATCTATTTATGTTGAAcctcataaaaaaaacatatttaacgacttttgttagttttactattgaatagaaaatggtgtcgtattttaagtaaatataaaaaacctcattctcaatctattttaagatactgacatattttaagttaatataaaaaatcatattctagaactaatgaaaagaaaaaacggagccaaaatttttaactataataaagTTGATTTCAATTAAAAAGTGTTCAATCGAAGATAATATCATTCAATAAACACCATAAGATATTACGTTATATTCAAATTATAGACATCATTTTTGTAAGAGTCATTCAAAATATATAAGACTATAGTGCCTAATACAACAATGTAATAACCAAATGACCCtaacatattttaaatgaaatatgattataatatattatctatGCAACTAAATGTCTGCACAATATGTGGGATTCGTTTACTATATGATattcttctaatatattatattatagtataaacattatatttggaaaaccactttgagttttattgtagtttataacattaaatttgtgatgggctgtatttgacacacatttgtgtatttatatctatgttatatatttaaaacaaatcttatataaacattcaacctaaatattcattttcaagttttctttcttcgcaacgtaaacaaacttttgttataaagacaaaaatggaataaaagacacttaattatatgatcatgatatattgtattttgattggggcttatacaaaacatgcatgagcatatattattaatttatctcttgttttaggtaattcgaataagatagcttcaaatccaacgtatcaaacggattacccatttactaaagtctaaaatccaaaaactcaaacatgttctaataccatacaaatgcatgaggttttagcaaattattatctcatatgaattaccattgattatgtgtgattaattattaagaaggtgaaaaggtttgggggtttcaaatacatgaggttttagcaaattattgtggggggtttcaaatgcatgacaaTCAAGGGAAAATGTATGCGTTATAAGTATgtaagacatatatatatatatatatatatatatatatatatatatatatatatatatatatatatatataaccataattAACAAGGAACCAATCATAAGCGTCGGAAATCATCATGATTAACGACCAAAGAAAGCAGATGTACACTTGTACATTGGACGCACGCATATCGTATTATAGCGAAAAATCTACCTCTTTACTAAAAACCGCACCTCTTTTTTCGTTTAAATCTTTTTAGGccacattttttataaaaaaaaaacacgaaTATACCATTGTTTACGATTTTTCGTCATCTTTCGATAGAGATCTATGTTTATGTATAAAAAATGAActactttttcaaaaaaaaatcacttcattttgttatttttttcaatatttaagtttaattttattcaaaaaaaaaactaattataacaaaaatattatctttttgtactctattaataaacatcaattccaattaaaaaaaaactcgATCAGTGTAGATTTACActatgaatctaaactgtaaatatttcaatttttagcATTCACAATATGAAAAAGTTCGATCAGTTCAGATttacactgtgaatctaaactatAAATGTTTCAATTTGTAACATTCATAATGTGAATTTGATATACTATTTCAACTCTTTGATCATTCGCAAATtaacttaggtgttgtttgtttcttgtaaaaacctcTCTAGACCTTTTATTGTTGTGTGGCGTAGCACACACGCAACACTTTTAATCTCACAGTTGTTTGTTATTTAGAAGTCTTTAGAGTAAAAAACATTTGTGCGTGTTCTGTTTGGCGCAACCCTTATATTGCCTCttctaaccttttttttttttttttgctaaaatctTGATTATATGTTGCTGACAACTTCttaatgaaatatcattatttttttgctaaaatatttttattttttattgaagtatcattattttttgttgaaatatcataaattcttgctgaaatgtcatacattattaatttttcggtattaaaaaactatattcggtttataaaatcagtttattttaattttttaatatctgcagcagcatgcaaatgttaaaaaaacaaacacattTCCTATTACAATCTGCATCCGTTTGATCCACCTTTTCTACTATAAAGGGTTGTAGAgatggtccgcagacttcatgaaATTTTGCTTAAAAAAACGAACAACACCTTAGTGAAATTTACATACGAATCAAAATATATTACAtgtagttttataatattttaatgttttcatTACATATAAATTAGTTTTGCAAAATCAACAAATAGATTtcttcacattgtgaatctgacttactattattcACAATGTTAATCTGAACAGGTTCACAATGTAAATTTGAACTGAAATATCGATTTTTTTAGCATcaatataaatctatgtttaaagagtACTAAAAAGtatgaattttaatatatttattaatttttctataaaaaatagacgttaacttttcaacaaacaaaaaaatgtagtgagttttcaaaaaaaaaccatATTTTATATGTCAATATGGATCTCAATGGAAAGATAACGAAAAACCACgaacaatggtacattcggtattttttttttgataaaaaatatggtctaaaaaaattaaattaaaaaaaaggaaGTGAGTTTTTTTTATAATCTGGTGCATGTGCGTCCCTTGTAAAAGTCTACAGCTCTTCATTTTGCCGTTGATCGTTTTAAATTTCTACGCTTTGGATTGGTTCCTTGATTCcttgattaataatggttctttattgaacttttctatatatatatatatatatatatatatatatatatatatatatatatatatatatatatatatatatatatatatatatatatatatatatatatatatatatatatatatatatatatatatatatatatatatataatgacttAAAACGGTAATGTATTTTCCGATTTGTACACACTTGGTTATTGAGTTTTTTTTCATCCACATTTACCCCTTTAAcatgttaaactgtacacatttagtccttatgaccgaTTACTTCAAGTTAGTCGGGAAAAATGACTTAAGagagtaatatatttttcattttgtacacatttagtccttaatatttttgtacatatttagtccttaacgttttttttgtttcaaaataaatcttttttttgtactcattcagtacttatgaatgatttatttAGCTTTTTCTCACAACATCTTACGTGAGACAATCATTGATGAGGTATTTGGGGTTGTTGATACTTATGTCCAACGTGATCTCGACTGCTTAGTTGCGTAGGTCTTGTGGTTTTGACTTAGGTCTTGTATTTTCaacgtcgtaacttcttcatacgatatcaGATTTTAACTATCTATATATCCACGTGTTCAACTTTTGACTCTACTACAACTTGCGTTAAGATTACTCccgttaattaatatattattacttatgattttcttaaaaaaatccatacatgcattcataaaaaaCGTTTAGACAGGAGCGGACTCATGAATACATAGGAGGTATTGCCGAGATGAAATAGGTGTTACCCATACATGAAAAATAGGTATAAACGAAAAAAATCGAATATTTTTTTACTACGGGCAGAAAAAAACAGGTGTCGCTGGTGCAATATCAGGACCATGCTAAATCCGCCCCTGCGTATGGATATAAAtttcgtaagtaaaaatatattatttttcatGGAAGTAATCTAATTGAAAGTTGTAATAGAGTAAATACGAACGCAtgaatataaagatcgttaaaatctgatatcgtataaagaagttacgaCGTTTAGAACACATTATATAAGTAACCAAGTAGTCGAGATCGCGCTGAACATAAAAATCAATGCCCAAACACCTCATTAATGAATGTCCCACGTAAGATTTCGTGATAAAAACcgaaagaaatcattcataaatactgaatgagtacaaaaacagaaatgacttattttgcaatatatatatatatatatatatatatatatatatatatatatatatatatatatatatatatatatatatatatatatatatatatatatatggactaaatgtgtacaaagtgagaaatatactACCATATTAAGTtatttttaccggctaacctggagtagtCGGTCATAAAGATTGAATGTGTAAAGTTTAGCAAGTTGAATGAGTAAATGTGAACGAAAAAAAAACTcggtgactaaatgtgtacaaatcaaaaaaaGATATTACATTTTTAAgtcattataatatatatatatatatatatatatatatatatatatatatatatatatatatatatatataagactgaGTTTTGTGTGAACAAAAAACAACGTGAGAACTTACAAACTCATAATTCACTCATcattttttaaaactaaaaacaCAAATCTTCTTCCAATGGTGCGTCTAAACATATCTAGGCTCACAAACAGAtttgataatttttttcattttcgaAATTTACATGTATATACAATCAGTAGTTATATGGATTGTTGATTAGCACAATCAGTCGTCATATTGACTGTTGATGAGCTCAATCAGCAGTCATAACTACTGATTGTATTCATCAACAGTCCATTTGACTGATAATTGTgctcatcatatatatatatatatatatatatatatatatatatatatatatatatatatatatatatatatatatatatatatatatatatatatatatatatatatatatatatatatatatataatcttcaaATCTTTTTTTAGCTTAAATATAAGTTGGATGTACCATTTAAAAAAGGTTGGTGTTTTGggttttgaaaaatgatgagCTTATTATGAGTTCTCAAGTTCTCATAAATTTTTTAATTCTCAAAAaaacctaattatatatatatatatatatatatatatatatatatatatatatatatatatatatatatatatatatatatatatatatatatatatataatcatctaGACATTTTGTCTAGATGGtttttgtggtgtttttttttcaatgtcATTAGGGGAAATTCTTATTACATTCAcgatattttagaaaaataaggtCTTTTATCTTTAGGAAAAAGAACCTTTAAAAATCgatttatttttgaaaaagtcATTTAAAAGTTCGTTTATTTCTGATAAAACCGCTAAAAGTATTTTTGTGTTCGAAAAAAAATCTACATTAAGCAGAAAGTTTTTACCTACTAAAAGTATTTTTgtgttttatataattatacagtACAATTATCAAAAACATAAATTGTtgtatataactaaaaaaatattgaGTGCAAATCCCTGCCAAAGAAAATACCAAACTATCTTCATGTCCATTGCACGTGTAAGGGTCTAACAAAAAGCCTAAAACGTTGTTCGTTGAGAAGAACCTATCTTCATGTCCATTGCACGTATGACTATGTCAGGGTCTAAAAAGCCATtctattttttctttaaaaaaataccGATTTTTTCTTACAGAAAGCAGTGGTTTGGTGGACATACGATCCATCAGAAAGGGATGCAAGGATGGTGAAGAATGTGTTGAGTTCAAAGGAAATTGGCACAAAAGAACAACTACAAGTGATAGTGGAAATCTCTTGTGCATCATCTCCTCACCATCTGCTTGCTGTCAGAAAGTCGTATTGTTCCCTCTATCACTGTTCACTCGAAGAAGACATAATTGCTTATGCCCCACCATTTGCTATAAAGGTATTTAATTGTTTTCATTTTCGATCTTAAAAGATCCTCAATTTTAAAAACTATTTTCCATTAATGCAGATTCTAGTTGCCTTGGTGAGTTCCTTCAGGTATGATGGGGAAGTGGTCGATTTAAATTTGGCAAATGAAGAAGCATCCACGTTACAAGAAGCTGTTGCGTTGAAACGATTCGATCAAGATCATGTTGTATGGATACTTAGCACGAGGAATGTGTTCCAGCTCAAAGCAACTTTCGAAGCCTACTATGAAAAATTCGGAAATCATCTTTCTGAGGTTTCATACCTTAACCACTTAAGAACCATTTTTCATGCATAACTTCTTAATctatgttgatgctttttccattGACTATTATAATCTGATCATTGTGCTCCATACAACACACATATAACTATTTGAATTTGGAAAATATAATTATTGAGTAATTAACGACTCAGTTGATAGCACTCTAAGTGAAAGAGTTGATATTTTATAAGTTTTACATTGAAGTTGATTCTTTTGATAGGATATCAAGGATTTTGGAAATGATTTGTTGGAATCTTTGGTAAAAGATGTGATTGCATGCATTGCTTCCCCTGAGAAACATTTTGTTGAGGTGATTCAATTGCCTCAgagtctagaaaaacctgttaaAAGTTGCTTTAATCTTAGTCTTTTTACAATCATCAAGACCTACAAGCTTTACATCTAGTTTAATGATTAACAGGTCATCAAAGCTGCAACTGACGGCTGGGGTACAGATGAAGATTCGTTATCAAGAGTCATTGTAAGTCGAGCTGAAGTAGATTTGATGAAAGTGAGAAAAGCATATTTGGATATATACAAAACAAGCCTTGACCAGCTGATTAAGGACGAGACTTCTGGAGATTATGGGGCTTTTTTGATGGCATTGTTGGGAAATTAACTCGAATTCTTATGTACCTGTACAAAAATATTTGTGCTTGGAGAATAACTTGATGTGTGTGTTCATTTGAATTATTGTGTGAGCATTTGGGTCTTGGCAGAAAGTTAGGAATTATGTGTTGTATCTGGGTGATGTTTATAATAATATTGTACCTCTATATTTTAatgtaaattacataaatggtcaatCTGGTTCATTGGTTTGGGGTAAATTGTAAGTTCCATACTTTTTTTCCACTTGGACCATTACAGAAACTACCATTAATATGtttcttttcatgctttttgTCTTTACCATATAAAATTTAATGATCCTTActaatttttttcatatttttattctTTACATGATTATTTACATTAGTATTTAAACATTAGCTTTTTGTCTCGTCGTCTCATCAATACCA
This window encodes:
- the LOC111911866 gene encoding annexin D3 isoform X2: MATIKLPEQLPSPAQDSETLRKALDGFMHDGKAVIKVLCHRNATQRKLIRKTYQELYNQDLIDTLQSKISHNFGKAVVWWTYDPSERDARMVKNVLSSKEIGTKEQLQVIVEISCASSPHHLLAVRKSYCSLYHCSLEEDIIAYAPPFAIKILVALVSSFRYDGEVVDLNLANEEASTLQEAVALKRFDQDHVVWILSTRNVFQLKATFEAYYEKFGNHLSEVIKAATDGWGTDEDSLSRVIVSRAEVDLMKVRKAYLDIYKTSLDQLIKDETSGDYGAFLMALLGN
- the LOC111911866 gene encoding annexin D3 isoform X1; translation: MATIKLPEQLPSPAQDSETLRKALDGFMHDGKAVIKVLCHRNATQRKLIRKTYQELYNQDLIDTLQSKISHNFGKAVVWWTYDPSERDARMVKNVLSSKEIGTKEQLQVIVEISCASSPHHLLAVRKSYCSLYHCSLEEDIIAYAPPFAIKILVALVSSFRYDGEVVDLNLANEEASTLQEAVALKRFDQDHVVWILSTRNVFQLKATFEAYYEKFGNHLSEDIKDFGNDLLESLVKDVIACIASPEKHFVEVIKAATDGWGTDEDSLSRVIVSRAEVDLMKVRKAYLDIYKTSLDQLIKDETSGDYGAFLMALLGN